A single region of the Deferribacterota bacterium genome encodes:
- a CDS encoding MotA/TolQ/ExbB proton channel family protein, translating into MIELFKAGGVIMYPIVFLSVLALAMFLERIIFLRPKRYVPKDFTDKLLKLLNEKSFDEAKILCDNNKSAISVIAKEILNNVDLPISRLLEVAEETGRTEGRRIEKYLPTLQIIANLAPLLGFFGTVVGMVKTFIAISQHGMSNVQPLAGGISEALLTTAAGLPVAIISIIFYYIIKFRSEQVIHLMEKQTSYIINAIFKGE; encoded by the coding sequence ATGATTGAACTATTTAAAGCTGGCGGAGTAATAATGTATCCTATCGTTTTTTTATCTGTATTAGCACTTGCTATGTTTTTAGAGAGAATTATTTTTCTAAGGCCAAAAAGATATGTTCCCAAAGACTTTACAGATAAACTTTTGAAATTATTGAATGAGAAATCCTTTGATGAGGCAAAAATTTTATGTGATAACAATAAATCTGCAATATCAGTAATAGCCAAAGAAATTTTAAATAATGTAGATCTTCCTATTAGTAGATTATTAGAGGTAGCTGAGGAGACAGGGAGAACTGAAGGTAGGAGAATAGAAAAATATTTGCCTACCTTACAGATTATAGCTAATTTAGCCCCTCTTCTAGGTTTTTTTGGAACTGTCGTTGGTATGGTTAAGACTTTTATAGCAATATCTCAGCATGGAATGAGCAATGTACAACCATTAGCAGGTGGTATATCAGAAGCGTTATTAACAACTGCAGCGGGCCTGCCAGTTGCCATTATATCAATCATTTTTTATTATATTATTAAATTTAGATCTGAACAGGTTATTCATTTAATGGAAAAACAAACTTCTTATATAATAAATGCAATATTTAAAGGTGAATAA
- a CDS encoding biopolymer transporter ExbD: MNFKGKDDKGNGFELNLTPLIDIVFLLLIFLMLSATTMKYTSSIKVNLPKATSDKAATKDNIIITVDNKDRIYVDGKPIERESLPLILENLWKKNKTANLVIEADKDATHGTVVYVMDQSRKSGFEKFTISVLEE; this comes from the coding sequence ATGAATTTTAAAGGTAAAGATGATAAGGGTAATGGATTTGAATTAAATCTAACACCTTTAATTGATATAGTTTTTTTGCTCTTAATATTTTTGATGTTGTCAGCAACAACTATGAAGTACACTTCATCTATTAAGGTTAATTTACCAAAAGCAACAAGCGATAAAGCTGCAACCAAGGATAATATAATTATAACAGTTGATAATAAAGATAGGATATATGTAGATGGAAAACCTATTGAGAGAGAGAGCTTGCCTTTAATCTTAGAAAATCTATGGAAGAAGAATAAAACAGCAAATTTAGTTATAGAAGCAGATAAAGATGCCACCCATGGTACTGTGGTGTATGTAATGGATCAATCAAGGAAGAGTGGATTTGAGAAGTTTACCATATCTGTATTGGAAGAATGA
- a CDS encoding SAM-dependent methyltransferase produces MDELKEIIKNKIKKTGKITFRDFMETALYHPKLGYYQKENPFGITGSYYTSVDASFAFGRSIAKSLIYVIDYFKLKPQLIEIGAGRGFLAKDILDFIKDVDNKLYNSLTYIIVERSEYLIGVQRDVLSNHKGRVLWCNLDDLHEFEGVIFSNELIDAFPVHRVINIDGEYKELYVVDHNDKLQFFPDNLSTSALKEYLEYLSINLKNKQIADINLDALAFLKRLSSLISKGFILTIDYGFLAKQLYSSFRMDGTVTCYFKHTQNNNFFERIGYQDITAFVDFSALIEYGKLFNLDCLAFMEQWKYLLLSSILEEIENAKSDLEKASIKSLIMPDVGFGSNFHVLMQAKNLKWGEDFKYLRSSANLFDDLLGNYIK; encoded by the coding sequence ATGGATGAGCTAAAGGAAATAATAAAAAATAAGATTAAAAAAACTGGTAAAATAACTTTTAGAGATTTTATGGAAACAGCCCTTTACCATCCAAAATTAGGTTATTATCAAAAGGAAAATCCTTTTGGTATAACAGGTAGCTATTATACATCAGTGGATGCTTCCTTTGCATTTGGAAGATCTATTGCCAAAAGTTTAATATATGTAATAGACTATTTTAAGCTAAAACCACAATTAATAGAGATAGGTGCAGGTAGGGGTTTTTTAGCAAAGGATATATTGGATTTTATTAAAGATGTAGATAATAAGCTATATAATTCATTAACTTATATAATTGTTGAGAGAAGTGAGTATCTTATAGGCGTTCAAAGGGACGTTTTAAGTAATCACAAAGGTAGGGTATTATGGTGCAATTTAGATGATTTGCACGAGTTTGAGGGTGTAATTTTCTCCAATGAATTGATTGATGCATTTCCTGTTCATAGAGTAATTAATATTGATGGAGAATATAAAGAATTATATGTTGTAGATCATAATGATAAACTACAATTTTTTCCCGATAATTTATCAACTAGCGCATTAAAAGAATATTTAGAGTATTTAAGTATAAATCTAAAAAATAAACAGATTGCTGATATAAATTTAGATGCCCTAGCATTTTTAAAGAGACTTTCTTCACTAATTAGCAAGGGTTTTATTCTAACTATTGATTATGGTTTTTTAGCAAAGCAACTATATAGCTCTTTTAGAATGGATGGTACAGTAACGTGTTATTTTAAGCACACCCAAAATAATAATTTTTTTGAACGCATAGGTTATCAAGATATAACGGCCTTTGTTGATTTCTCAGCTTTGATTGAATACGGTAAATTATTTAATTTAGATTGCTTGGCATTTATGGAGCAGTGGAAATATCTTTTATTGAGTTCTATTTTAGAAGAAATAGAAAATGCTAAATCTGATTTAGAAAAAGCTTCTATAAAGTCTTTAATAATGCCAGATGTCGGTTTTGGATCAAATTTTCATGTATTAATGCAAGCTAAAAATTTAAAATGGGGTGAGGACTTTAAGTATTTGAGGTCTTCAGCAAACCTTTTCGATGATTTGTTGGGTAATTATATAAAATAA
- a CDS encoding HAD-IA family hydrolase has protein sequence MTKRTYKKLLIYDFDGVIVDSKEAVFKFYDIICENFNLKKFDKSNKKLVEKILMLTTNDALNLLTDDSEIISNIKSFIRKKNFDELINYMKLQPNLIKVLKTLKNQNIKLSIFTNRGISVYKILTHFNIHIFFDYIVTSNDIKEPKPSPEGLIKILKYFNIQNYNALYIGDSVVDELAAEKASIPFISYKNNTTLNDNIINNHSEIFRYL, from the coding sequence ATGACAAAAAGAACTTACAAAAAATTATTAATCTATGATTTTGACGGGGTTATTGTTGATAGCAAAGAAGCGGTTTTTAAATTTTATGATATAATCTGCGAAAATTTTAATCTAAAGAAATTTGATAAAAGCAATAAAAAGCTAGTCGAGAAGATATTAATGCTTACAACAAATGATGCACTAAATCTTTTGACTGATGATTCTGAAATTATTTCGAACATAAAGTCATTTATTAGAAAGAAAAATTTTGATGAATTAATAAACTATATGAAACTACAACCCAATTTAATAAAGGTATTGAAAACACTTAAGAATCAAAATATAAAACTCTCTATTTTTACTAATAGAGGTATATCAGTTTATAAAATACTTACTCACTTCAACATCCACATTTTCTTTGACTATATTGTAACATCTAATGATATAAAAGAGCCAAAACCATCACCTGAGGGACTCATAAAAATACTTAAGTACTTTAATATTCAAAATTATAATGCTTTATATATAGGTGATTCGGTAGTTGACGAATTAGCAGCAGAAAAAGCTTCTATTCCATTTATTTCTTATAAAAATAATACAACCCTTAATGATAATATAATTAATAATCACAGCGAGATATTTAGATATCTATAA
- the fliD gene encoding flagellar filament capping protein FliD, whose protein sequence is MNDLAVGGIMSGLDTNAIVDQLVANAKKPIQRYQEELDLKGLEKETYQEINESLGMLETDAIRLNLEGTFNTKIGKSNMSSIVDVTTTMDAETGIHQVEVKQLAEGAKVEVELNISPDEKLSLALDGYESGIITIEGKKIYVSNDDSLNSLINKINNLDSGLTARYDSNTKKFIIESDNKEKITIGSSDDSSNFFKEIGLLDNINVETKVGSEGRDAIVVVDGKEYRSDTNEIKDVLKGVTLNIKDVTSKPVEITIESSVDKTIDELATFISDYNKLVERLQYRRLTDSEKENLEPLSESDRQSMTDREIDEYTERWEELNKNEIVRKSNELDMLYNDIRNALTFVYDSKDNSINTLQDLGIEFVNNNDYSKKPYLVTDSTDKEVIKEELELNTKLVDALENNSREVYNFFAGSSQDDKGLADVLNDVIDKYNSTTGIIANKIKTGGAIDREIEDISKKMEQQQRLVDQELNRLWKQFSVMEEQIGEMQSQSAYINNMISSMNSATAA, encoded by the coding sequence ATGAATGATTTGGCAGTTGGCGGAATAATGAGCGGTTTAGATACAAATGCAATAGTTGACCAATTAGTTGCCAATGCAAAAAAACCTATTCAGAGATATCAAGAAGAACTTGATCTAAAAGGCTTAGAAAAAGAAACCTATCAGGAAATTAACGAGAGCTTAGGAATGCTAGAGACTGATGCAATTAGGCTTAATTTAGAGGGAACGTTTAATACTAAAATAGGAAAAAGCAATATGAGCTCCATCGTTGATGTTACAACTACTATGGATGCAGAAACTGGTATACATCAGGTAGAGGTTAAACAGTTAGCTGAAGGGGCAAAAGTTGAGGTGGAATTGAATATCTCGCCTGATGAGAAATTATCTTTAGCTTTGGATGGTTATGAAAGCGGAATTATTACGATTGAGGGTAAAAAAATTTATGTAAGCAATGATGATTCTTTAAATAGTCTCATTAATAAAATAAACAATTTAGATAGTGGATTAACTGCTAGGTATGATTCAAATACGAAAAAATTTATCATTGAATCTGACAATAAAGAAAAAATTACTATTGGTTCAAGTGATGATAGCAGTAATTTTTTTAAAGAGATTGGTTTGTTAGATAATATTAATGTAGAAACTAAAGTTGGTAGTGAGGGTAGGGATGCTATAGTAGTTGTTGATGGTAAAGAATATAGAAGTGATACAAACGAAATCAAGGATGTGTTAAAAGGTGTAACGTTAAATATTAAAGATGTAACAAGTAAACCAGTAGAGATAACTATAGAAAGTAGCGTTGATAAAACCATTGATGAGCTAGCAACCTTTATCAGTGATTACAATAAATTAGTGGAAAGATTACAATATAGAAGACTTACTGATAGTGAGAAGGAGAATTTAGAGCCTTTAAGTGAAAGTGATAGACAAAGTATGACTGATAGAGAAATTGATGAGTATACGGAGAGATGGGAGGAGCTAAATAAAAATGAAATTGTAAGAAAAAGTAATGAACTAGATATGTTATACAATGATATTAGAAATGCTTTAACTTTTGTCTATGATTCAAAAGACAATAGTATTAATACATTGCAGGATTTAGGGATAGAGTTTGTAAATAACAATGATTATAGTAAAAAACCCTATTTAGTCACAGATTCTACGGATAAAGAAGTTATAAAAGAAGAACTAGAATTAAATACTAAGTTGGTAGATGCTTTAGAGAATAACAGCAGAGAGGTTTATAATTTTTTTGCAGGTAGTTCACAAGATGATAAAGGATTAGCAGATGTTCTTAATGATGTGATAGATAAGTATAATTCAACAACAGGTATTATTGCTAATAAAATTAAAACAGGTGGTGCAATAGATAGAGAAATCGAGGATATTTCAAAAAAGATGGAACAACAACAACGCTTAGTTGATCAAGAGTTAAACCGCCTTTGGAAACAATTTTCTGTTATGGAAGAACAAATTGGAGAAATGCAGTCTCAGAGTGCATATATAAATAATATGATAAGTAGCATGAATTCAGCAACTGCAGCATAA
- the fliS gene encoding flagellar export chaperone FliS, which translates to MENRNLRKYFENEILSSPKERLVLLIYDKLLKTLNLASSYIEKKDVAATHEQLIKSQEIIYVLIKHLNMEAGDISKNLYQLYEYSLWKLKQANIKKDHVEDVKEVINIFRELKSAWEKAISINTVDGQNKENKKISYSV; encoded by the coding sequence ATGGAAAATAGGAATCTACGTAAATATTTTGAAAATGAGATTTTAAGCTCACCAAAAGAAAGGTTAGTTTTACTTATTTATGATAAGCTTTTAAAAACATTAAATTTAGCTTCATCTTATATTGAAAAAAAAGATGTAGCTGCCACCCATGAGCAATTGATAAAATCCCAAGAAATAATATATGTGTTAATAAAGCATTTGAATATGGAGGCAGGGGATATATCAAAAAATTTATATCAATTATATGAATACTCCCTTTGGAAATTAAAGCAAGCTAACATTAAAAAAGATCATGTAGAAGATGTGAAAGAGGTGATTAATATATTTAGGGAGCTTAAAAGTGCTTGGGAGAAAGCTATTAGTATAAATACAGTGGATGGACAGAATAAGGAGAATAAGAAAATTAGCTACTCAGTTTAG
- a CDS encoding MBL fold metallo-hydrolase has product MSVEQILDNIYKIEVPLPRNPLRSINDYLIKDKTKSILIDTAMNMEECSEVLIEALNSLNIDFQNLDLIITHMHADHAGLLGLIKELSKNKANIYMSELDGNILNDISTWDKMHKILMKNGFPEELLEKAILKHPGHMFSHKSKFSFIPLNEGDSISINKYNLTFVSTPGHTQGHICIYEKNNNILFSGDHILDDITPIIAIETSEDINPLDNYMKSLEKISNYNINLVLPGHRKIITDINKRIDEIIKHHYKRLNEIVNILKNNKVAMSAYEMASQMSWDINYSEWGDFPIAQKWFATGEAASHLEYLYQKGEIKKKYNNNKIYYYI; this is encoded by the coding sequence ATGTCAGTAGAGCAAATTTTAGATAATATATACAAAATTGAGGTGCCACTGCCTAGAAACCCCCTAAGGAGTATAAATGATTATCTCATAAAGGATAAAACCAAATCTATATTAATAGATACAGCTATGAATATGGAGGAATGTTCAGAAGTATTAATTGAAGCTCTAAATTCACTAAATATTGATTTTCAAAACTTAGACCTAATTATTACCCATATGCACGCTGACCATGCTGGACTATTGGGCTTAATAAAAGAATTGTCAAAAAACAAGGCTAATATATATATGTCAGAACTAGATGGTAATATTTTAAATGATATAAGTACATGGGATAAGATGCACAAAATTCTTATGAAAAATGGCTTCCCAGAAGAGCTTTTAGAAAAAGCAATACTTAAGCATCCAGGACATATGTTTTCCCATAAAAGTAAGTTTAGTTTTATCCCCCTCAATGAAGGAGACTCAATATCTATTAATAAATATAACCTAACCTTTGTTTCAACACCTGGCCATACGCAGGGTCATATATGTATATATGAAAAAAATAATAATATATTGTTTTCAGGTGACCATATCTTAGATGATATAACTCCAATCATTGCAATTGAAACAAGTGAGGATATAAACCCATTAGATAACTATATGAAAAGTCTTGAGAAAATATCTAATTATAATATAAATCTCGTATTACCAGGTCACAGGAAAATTATCACGGATATTAATAAGAGAATCGATGAGATAATTAAGCACCATTATAAAAGATTAAATGAGATAGTTAATATACTAAAAAACAATAAAGTTGCTATGAGTGCCTATGAAATGGCCTCTCAAATGAGCTGGGATATTAATTATAGTGAATGGGGGGATTTTCCGATAGCACAAAAGTGGTTTGCGACAGGCGAAGCTGCATCACATCTTGAATATTTATATCAAAAAGGTGAGATTAAGAAAAAATATAATAACAATAAAATTTATTATTATATATAA
- a CDS encoding glucose 1-dehydrogenase gives METVDFSLKNKIAIVTGASRGIGEAISRTFAEYGAQVILASRKKEGLEKVANDIVKKGGKAIPFATHVGKKEEIDKLLEYVKSEFGGCNILVNNAATNPHFGPLIDADEGVWDKTFEVNLKGPFFMIKSVANLMKENNGGSIINISSVNGIKPGYYQGIYSITKAGLIMMTKSFALELGSFNIRVNTILPGLTETRFAKTLFENKEFYDIFVKNVPLQRHAKPIEIASAALYLASDASSFTTGSCIACDGGYLI, from the coding sequence ATGGAAACAGTAGATTTTAGTTTAAAAAACAAAATTGCTATAGTTACAGGGGCAAGTAGAGGTATTGGCGAGGCAATATCTAGAACATTCGCTGAATATGGTGCACAGGTTATACTTGCAAGCAGAAAGAAAGAGGGGCTAGAAAAGGTCGCAAATGATATAGTAAAAAAGGGTGGGAAGGCTATACCCTTTGCAACACATGTAGGAAAAAAAGAAGAAATAGATAAACTATTGGAATATGTTAAATCAGAATTTGGTGGATGTAACATATTAGTTAACAATGCTGCCACAAATCCACATTTTGGACCTTTAATAGATGCAGATGAAGGAGTATGGGATAAAACCTTTGAGGTTAATCTAAAAGGCCCTTTTTTTATGATAAAAAGTGTGGCAAATCTAATGAAAGAAAATAATGGGGGCTCAATAATTAACATATCTTCTGTAAATGGTATTAAACCCGGCTATTATCAAGGTATATATTCCATTACAAAAGCCGGTTTAATAATGATGACCAAATCTTTTGCATTGGAATTAGGATCATTTAATATTAGGGTAAATACTATTCTACCTGGGCTTACTGAGACAAGATTTGCAAAAACTCTCTTTGAAAATAAAGAATTTTATGATATTTTTGTCAAAAATGTTCCTTTACAAAGGCACGCTAAACCAATTGAAATTGCAAGTGCAGCATTATACCTAGCATCTGACGCTTCTAGTTTTACAACAGGCTCATGTATAGCATGTGATGGAGGCTACCTAATATAA